The nucleotide window TCCGAATGCCCTCAACGACTGCCGGCCGCATGCCTGGCGCACTTCCGACGACTGCTAATCGAATTACGAGCGTACCCCAGGTGTGAGATGTGCTGCAACTGCAGGACTCGGTATATTTGGTTACCTTGACATTTACTTCAACTATTTTGAGAGTTTTGCGGCTATTTGAATTTGTACCGGATCCTCATCAGGTTGTGGAGGACCACACATGTTGTGACGATGAGCTTCACAGTGGAGGGTTGGTGCTTCATGGTGGTGAGCATCACCTGGAATCTGTTTGACAGAATACCAAAGGCATTCTCCACGACCCTCCTGGCACGAGAGATACGGTAGTTGAAGATTCTTTCTTCTCTGCTCATACACCTGCGACTGTACGGTTTCATCAGGGTGGTCCTAAGCGAGAAAGCGTCACCAATGATGAAGAAGGGAACATCTTGGGTGTCATTGGGGAGAGGCTCAGGATCTGGAAAGTCAATGGTACCATCCTCTATGCACTCCTTCAGTTCACTGCCATTGAAGACCTGTGCGTCAGATGCAGAACCTAAGCCGCCAATATCCGCCCAGATGAACTTGTAGTCCGCGTCGACCATGGCAAAGAGCAAGATGGAGTAGAACCCCTTGTAGTTGAAGTACATGGAACCACTATTCTCAGGACAGCGGCAGGCCACGTGCTTTCCATCAATAGCGCCACATGTGTGTGGAAAGTTCCACTTCTGGAGGAACCTGTCAGCTATCTGATGCCATTGGTTGGGTGTACTTGGGCAAACCATCACCTGATCCATGTACTCTGCTATGATAGCTTCACAGACTTGTGGGACAATCACAGATATGGTGTTGTGTGGTACTCGCCAAGCAAATTTCATGGATGCGTACATGTTTCCAGATATGATATGGTGAAGGGTCAAAGCCAGCTTTAAGCCTGGTTCCAGGGGGTATCTCATGAAGGTATCTTCCTTGGAGAGTCTCCTTCCCACTCTCGCCAGCAACTCATCATACATGGCAGGGGCATTCTCATGAAGTTTTGGAAGGCCCTTGTGTCTTCGTTTCGTAGCTCCACCATTAATTGGTGATAGATCCCAAACTGTTATCTTCTCTCCACGGCCGGACCCAGACGGTCCTTTGGCGtgctcttctccttcttctctttctttgacGAAGGAGATGGAGTTGTAGGTTGACGATGTCATGCTGGTGTTGGATGACAGCAAGCATGAGGTGTCGCCGGTTATGGCCTGGATCTGCAATGGTCGGAAGGTCTATCCACCCTGGAGTCAGAGGTGCCCTCGTACTTATAACAAATCTGGAATATGCCCCAGATGTTCGTCGAGCACGCTATGTGAACGATATCCGTtagctatctgtgcgtttgtcagatgctactggtacgtgcaatgcgctgcccgatcgcaggacgaacgacactaattcgtgacgtatattcttattcgctatacggtcgatcatcatgcgttgtatctgcgctgcaagtgcgcgatgtggtcgctgcgcagagatcgtgccgcaagagaagcgtattacggcgattggagcgcaaacacaaagcgcgctcgtaccttactcgaccaatgtcggacgtgtgaactgcgttcttataacgtctgagctgcgtcccagcgttcgcacgaaagttttcggtagtttcaaaaatatcaggcgtactgggccgtgccttgcgtgtgcctgcgtgcctaaaactatcacaaaacgattgagaaacgcattaggtgcgtattgggcgcacgccggcgtatgacaaaaatgttaacacgcaactcacacgctcatgttatacgcacaagtgtgacactgtcacacttgtgcgcatcTCAATtctttttgtgaaagttttagatACACAGGTATACGCACAGTACGGCCCATTATGCCTGATAGTTTGGGACGCCTGATATGCACAAAACTATCGTGCGTActtttggtactgcagtgggacgTTCGGgcttgatatctcgtgttctggacatgccgtGGTCATggattttgagtggtagatactAGTAGCTCATGAGAGGGAGAGTGACCTAAATTGCATAaaaaatgagaaacatttatgatatgtcacACGAAAAGGCTAACAGTAGTCGGCAaatgtatgaggtcgtggaacgtttttattgtttgtgtGCACATTCCTTTGTTGTTAAGGTTGCTAGTCCTTGGTAATAGCCAGAGCCTGGGTGTGTAAATTAGGCAGTACGTTGTCATGTATGTCAGTTGAAAAAAGACCCAGGCCCAGTTTTTCTTACTTGACTGGATAAATCTTTAATGTCTAACACACTTGGTCGGTCAATTAGTGAATGTTTTGTTCGTTTGTCACCATTTAACATTTTTAGCATTTATGTCATTGGTTTATTAAtttcatttcacaaacaaacaaacaaacaaacaaacacacactacaATTAATACAATAAAATCATACAATGCCATGACCTCGCAGCCACTACAGACGGCTGAATTATGTGAAAAATGGCATTTACAAACAGAGGCAACAAAACCATATACCTTTACATTAATAAAATTATTCTGAAATTCTTAGTAGGCCAACTATACGGGGTTGTTTAAGAGGTGGACAAGGTATGGTAATGTGCTTTTGTTGTATCGTTCAGTGCGCGCTGGCAATCGGTCAAGTTTTGTATGTTGTCTCGTTGTCCTCCCACTGATCTTCCCCCTGGTTTGTGGTAGCCAGGTACATGGTAGAAGTATGAATGTTCTTTGCAAACGTTCTTCATAGGTTAAGTTTCATCTTCTTGTCGATGGTCCATCTGGACAGACTATCGAGATCGTCCTGAATGTTGGGTGGTTCCAAAATAAATATATCTTCAATACATTCCGTTTTGTGTGCATTTACTTCCCA belongs to Branchiostoma lanceolatum isolate klBraLanc5 chromosome 15, klBraLanc5.hap2, whole genome shotgun sequence and includes:
- the LOC136420341 gene encoding uncharacterized protein, which translates into the protein MTSSTYNSISFVKEREEGEEHAKGPSGSGRGEKITVWDLSPINGGATKRRHKGLPKLHENAPAMYDELLARVGRRLSKEDTFMRYPLEPGLKLALTLHHIISGNMYASMKFAWRVPHNTISVIVPQVCEAIIAEYMDQVMVCPSTPNQWHQIADRFLQKWNFPHTCGAIDGKHVACRCPENSGSMYFNYKGFYSILLFAMVDADYKFIWADIGGLGSASDAQVFNGSELKECIEDGTIDFPDPEPLPNDTQDVPFFIIGDAFSLRTTLMKPYSRRCMSREERIFNYRISRARRVVENAFGILSNRFQVMLTTMKHQPSTVKLIVTTCVVLHNLMRIRYKFK